One genomic segment of Sminthopsis crassicaudata isolate SCR6 chromosome 4, ASM4859323v1, whole genome shotgun sequence includes these proteins:
- the LYRM2 gene encoding LYR motif-containing protein 2 isoform X1: protein MSSTRLPPVALTLKQFMRRQQVLLLYRKILQAIRQVPNERDRKYLQNWAREEFKRNKSATEEVRMTKSSTWWRQAPLSLLSSFFSMIGYNPNDDHSRKSATKRVRENIKFGKSVTS, encoded by the exons ATGTCCTCTACTCGCTTACCTCCTGTAGCGCTAACCCTCAAACAG TTCATGAGAAGGCAACAAGTCCTCCTTCTATACAGGAAGATTTTACAAGCAATTCGCCAGGTACCAAATGAACGTGACCGCAAGTATCTACAGAACTGGGCAagggaagaattcaaaagaaataagagtGCCACAGAAGAGGTAAGGATGACCAAGAGCTCAACCTGGTGGCGGCAGGCCCCCCTTTCACTACTGTCCAGCTTCTTTTCAATGATTG GATATAATCCGAATGATGATCACTCAAGGAAATCTGCAACTAAAAGAGTTAGAGAAAACATTAAATTTGGCAAAAGTGTAACTTCATAA
- the LYRM2 gene encoding LYR motif-containing protein 2 isoform X2 produces the protein MSSTRLPPVALTLKQFMRRQQVLLLYRKILQAIRQVPNERDRKYLQNWAREEFKRNKSATEEDIIRMMITQGNLQLKELEKTLNLAKV, from the exons ATGTCCTCTACTCGCTTACCTCCTGTAGCGCTAACCCTCAAACAG TTCATGAGAAGGCAACAAGTCCTCCTTCTATACAGGAAGATTTTACAAGCAATTCGCCAGGTACCAAATGAACGTGACCGCAAGTATCTACAGAACTGGGCAagggaagaattcaaaagaaataagagtGCCACAGAAGAG GATATAATCCGAATGATGATCACTCAAGGAAATCTGCAACTAAAAGAGTTAGAGAAAACATTAAATTTGGCAAAAGTGTAA